Part of the Zingiber officinale cultivar Zhangliang chromosome 6A, Zo_v1.1, whole genome shotgun sequence genome, CTACTGCTCTTTAGGCCTATAAAGCCATGTGCATTTGTTAATTGCATTCATACTTGAAACCCATAAAAAGGCTGCCATAAGGTGATATCTCAAAATCATAATGGCTATTGATGTAACTGCCAAATTATCAATTGTGATCGTGCTGCATGACACTGATTCATCACACTTCTAGACCTGTGCTCTTTCCGTCAACCAAATTCACTGGTAATGTAGGAATCTAATATAACCCCCTTGAAGGGTCATCATTTTTTGAATTGGAACTCAGAATCAGATTCTATTAGCGCTTACACgtgcaaaatttaaaattctacatTTGTTATGAAGAAGTCGTAACCACCAAGTTCCCCGCCCAAAAGGCTACTGTTTAAGTCATTTTCGAAGCCTCCGAACATATTCTTTAttctttttatgatatttttgatatttcTGATATTTAAGAGTTAGAGATTAtctatataagaaaaaaaatgataatcccagttagcctcattgactatctctgaaGGTGACCGGCCCGGTCCCACGGAAATTTCCCACTGGccaccaagataaatcgggaagcgcacgcggcGGCCAACCCaaaagcccaacatcctttgattacgccctccatttggaagaaaaattcctgcaaatatgCCGTAGTTGGGGTTCGAACCACGGGTGCCTGGGAGACAACCTGGATATCCTACCGCGTCACCATGACCCCAGGGACTGATTGGATTGCCTATATAAGAGCATCCATATCAGATATCCTATTccaaaattttatcttaaattttggaTAGGATAGTTAAAAAACCTTTGCATTAGCTATCTTATACATTCCGTAAATTATGTATTTATGAACAgtactctaaatttagagaatagattctattccctaaacattaagaggagagagaagaaatagaaAAGCTGATATATGGTATATTGAAAAgtagatatctaaatttaataaagtaatttttttattctaaattatatattttggataagaaactgATGTGGATACTTTAAGTGTcctgttttgaaaaaaaaattctgttaCGAATTTTTTTGAtaagatttcttttctttctttacaagatAAGAATTGAGGTCTATATATTAGGATTTCTTTCCTTTTGTGAGTCTTAAAGTCTAGAGTCTATATAAACACCTGTTTAATTATTTCATCATCTATTATTAACAAAATTttctattattaataaaattttcttttttgacaAATGAAAGatttctctttattttatttaagttttcttctTGTCAACTCAATTCTTTCCTCTTGTTAGTTCATAAGATAATCGCTATcctattgtggcaaaaggcgattcactCGCCCCCAACgctcccgccaacccgtccctaggccaacacggaggaggtaaatcatggatagctactagccattagtgcaaatggccaagacatgggggagattATACTCGGTCACGCCGAATTTCGACCCgaagacctcatgtgacaacaccccatgtcttaaccatcgcaccgctcCGAAGGGACAAGATAATCACTATCCTGGCATCAACTAGTGGGCACTTTATATTGTCATTCCAGCCtcttttttcttctcattaattGCTTTGTATGATTCGCTTCAACATTTTTTTCCTCATCCTTGGATTGTTTTACCCGCACCATGGAATTCACATTACTTCATGCTTGctatatgacatgtatgatcgAACTCTGCTCTTGGGTTGATATTCCTGATGCTTCTAAGTTGCTTATCCCTCACAATGCATAGTGAAATGAAGAGGAGTGAAGAACACTGAGGCAGGGAAGGTTCTCATCATCTGCAAGCATCTGATATTTAATTTTATGACACTGCGCCACATTCAGCTAGTCGAGCACATCTCATCATTAGCCTTTGCTACTACAAACTTTGGCTTAATAAGAATGTTGTTAGGTTATAGTTCACTATTAGTGCCACATAGAGACTCCTTAGGCGTTAGGATCACCAAGTTTGTCTAGTGTCTGGAAACCTAATCTGTTTGCCAACATGACAGGGTCGTTCCCATACATGCACTACCGTAAAATCCCAAATATAGTGCCTATATTAGGGCAATTTTTTCTTTTACTAAATTCCATGAGACTTTGTTGTTGTTTCATTTAACTTAAATATCCAAACAAAACTGGGTATATGGTTCAATTGGTATTGGTTGACATCACTGAAAGTATTGTTTCAGCCATCAACTGATACTAATATTATATAGACACCACTCTGATGATGCATTTCGTTGCTACTGATCAATACACGGCCTATCTTTACTAGTACCATCATCTGTTTCCAGTCACGAAGAGGAGAGATGGAACACTTTAAAACAGAGGTGAGGAGAAAAGGATAGATGACTGTCAATCCTAAATTCCGTGGAAAGAGATAAATTATGAGATTAGTTTATAATCAACTTAACTAGGAGATAAAGAggaattttttatctaaaaaaataattaatcagatcAGGTAATGTCAAACCTAGGACGACCAGCCCAGTTCAACTCCAATGAAACTTTCCACCGGCTGTCAAAATAAATCAAGAAATGCTCGCAGTGAGTAGTCCAGAAATCTAGTATCTCTTGATTACACGtcttatttggaggaaaaatctctATAAATATACAATAGAAAGGAATCAAACTATAAATACTTAAGAACATTATTAATCTGGGCAATGAAAATTTATGAAGTTGAACTTACTGTGATGCTAGAAAAACTCATGCTCCTATCTTGTACTTGACCTTTGTGAGTTGAGATGGTTTTTATAGGTTAAACCTTATTTTGTTAATGTGCCTTCGTATAGCATGTACTTGAATTATCTTAGCTTGCCCCTAGGGTGTAGCGCAGACGATAGCATGTACTTGAATTATCTTAGCTTGCCCCTAGGGTGTAGCGCAGACGATAGACGCATGGTATCTTTGGCGTAATGGTCAggagtcgattctcaggaactgacgacctggggttaccctgccatgcgcctatggcctgtgtacctgcatgaacctccctccatatccgtgggggcGGCACTagaggggccgctaaggtagcggatctacctttgaaTTATCTTAGCTTAGAACTGATACCCTAATATGTATTAACATTTTTAAAACCTTAATATAACATCAAAATAGAATTAGCGTGTATGTATATCTTGCTTACCCTTTTTTGGATTTTACCTGCCTAACCCAGCTTGAACATTCTTTGGTGGATTTCATTTTAATCATCCcattgcatttttatattaaaacatGATTGTTCTCTCTAATCCTTTCCCTAATATTAAAACATGACTGTTTTTTCAATTTCCATCTTGCACATTCTTACCTTTTCACGCCATGTTGTTAcagactagtgcctccttgaagTTCACCGTCTTAAATCCCAAAGGACGCATTTGGACAATGGTGGCTGGTGGTGGTGCCAGTGTCATTTATGCCGATACGgttaactctctctctctctgcgctAATCATTTTCTGCAGAACTCATGTGCCCCATTTGCATTATCATTCTGACTTAATTGTCTATTAGGTTGGAGATTTGGGTTATGCATCTGAACTTGGTAACTATGCCGAGTACAGTGGTGCTCCGAATGAAGATGATGTCCTTCAATATGCTAGAGTTGTTCTTGATGtatgaattcactatctctctctttatctctctcctcaatctctgaTCTATTTCTGAACATCACATTCGTCTGCATCAGTGATATCGAAATTCCTCTTGTTTTGCCCCATCAGTGTGCAACTGCAAATCCTGACGGTCGGAAGAGAACTCTCCTCATTGGAGGTGGTATAGCAAACTTCACTGATGTTGCTGCTACATTCAATGGCATCATCAGGGCCTTGAAGGAGAAGGTTAGTTCACAAAATTATACCAACTATTTTATCAACCCTAACTTAATGACTTCTGGGCTTGTTTTATCCGCAGGAATCAAAGCTCAAGGCTGCAAGGATGAACATTTTTGTCCGAAGAGGAGGCCCAAATTACCAGACCGGTCTGGCAAAGATGAGGAAACTGGGCGAGGAGCTTGGGATTCCTCTTGAGGTCAGTCACTAGGAACTCGATTCTGTGACACTTGTTGTGCCAATACAACAAAATCAAACAAATAGTGACATCTATTATTGTTTTAGCATATCAACTATAATTAAACTGTCATCTAAAATAACGAAACTATGATACTTCAAGGAAACCTTAATGCCTATATTATAACTAAATTGTAGCACCAACTATAACCAAAGTTTTATCGTTAAACTGTGACACTTATCTACCATGTTAATACACAACAAATCAAGATATAGTATTTAACCAAATTGTAACGCCCATTATAACTAAACTCTAGCATCTACTAGAATCAAACAACCACATCCTACAATATCCAACTGTAGCATTATATAAACCCAAACTACTCTGAGATTGGCGCTATGCTTGTCATATGAAAGTATCCTTCATCAGACCTTTGGTGAATGAACCTTCATATAATCTTATCTATTTTCACAGGGGAATTCAAAGACCTGAAATCTATGAAATTCGCACTCCTCTTTCCATGCCTAGATACACTATTTTCATTTTTAGGTTCTATGCCCAATCTGCAGGAGAGTCTAAGTGGCTTGAATCTCTGTTACAGGTTTACGGACCCGAAGCAACAATGACTGGAATTTGCAAACAAGCAATAGACTGCATCATGTCTGATGCATAATTGACCTCTGTGACTCTCTGTTGCTTCAGGAGTCTATGAAAGATGCGTGAATTAGAATAGTTGCTCTTGAACTAATTCTACAAGTTTTGCCAAGTAAACTCTGACGATGAAGATAAATTCTTCATAATTTTAGATGAAGTAAAAGGTTTTTGTGTTGCATGTTCCAGAGCAATTGATATTTGcttattcttgatttagtttCGTTCCACTTGGGCATACACAATGATTCTAGCAAACAGTCGAGAAAGAAATTATTCGACAAAACAATCACCGATTGAAAGAGAGAAATCAATACACAATTCCATAGCTCTAAGTCTGCTTCCGTTTAATCATTGTATAGAAGAAAACAAAGGTCCAATGCATAAGAAGAAATACAAAATCGCATACGAACGAACAAGCGGGAGAAAAAGTAGCTAAAGGAGACATTTTGGTACCGTCGTCGTCGTCTTTACTTCTCGGACGAGTTTGGACCTCTCTTCTTACCGAATCCAACCACTGCGAAGAACaataacaagaaaaagaaaaagaatgtcAGAGGGCACCCTGATTACCAAGCAAAATGGCAGAAGGAAGGAAAAAAGCACTTCCATGGAAGAGGAAGGATATAAGATTACCGGCGGTCACGAAGCGGCGGTTGTACTGCATGCGCTTGTGGGCCCTTCCAcggggcttcttcttcttgtcctgCTTCGCCACCTTCGGCGTCTGGCCTCGGACCTTTCCCGCGCGAGCTAAAGAACCGTGCACCTTACCTGAATCCCATCAAAATAAACGCGATCAATTGAAACCAGGAGGAGAGAAAAGTAATTGTAATTGGCCGGAGAGAGATTTGATCACTAACCCATGGCTGCGTTCGGCGAACAGGAGGCGGCGGCGACTCCAACGAAGCCTTCTACGCAGGTGATCCCGAACTAGGGTTTCAGAGAAGCAGTAGAGTGGAAATATTTATAGAGTAGATGATACGGCCCAGCCCGGCCCGGTCCGGTTTCCAGCGTgacatattttaatatatttatgataATATAATTTTGGATTTAAAATCTTAAAGAACAAGAACAATAtcgaattaaataataataataataataataataataataatatctgaATATCTAAATTAAAAATGAGAGTTTTCATAGGCCGGTTGGAAGAATTGAATAtctgaattaaaattaataataaaaaataaaataaaataaaaatatctcaatTTATAGAACATAAATCTACTGATTTGTCACTCCATAAACTATGAATTTAGATCGATTTCATGGCGGTTTCTTCGCTAAGATCTCTCTCCATAAATCAGGGATGAGAATAGCAGCGCAGTGATGCAGAATTCGCGCCTTTTCTTGGATGGAGCTGCCGGAGACGGTGACGATCTCCGCGGCGGAGCGCTATGGTGAAGCTCGGAGTCTGATCATACGGCGGTGGCCCGAGACTGAAGGAAAAGCTCGGAAGGTGGAAGCTTGCTGGCGCTGACTACGACCGGGAAGAGCCTCAATCTCGCCGTCCATTGAGCGGGCGGTCCGCTTTGAGATCCGCGGCGCGAGCGATGAACGGCCGATGGACGGTGCGGATGCGCGTCCAACCATCTCGGCGCGGAGATCCAAAGTAATCTTTTGCCGAAAGTAAGGGGTTTCATGATTGACCAATAAAAATCCGTCCTTTTTTTTCCCCTTCCTCTTTGTCCCCCTCGTCCCTCTTCTCGCAGTCGCCACTTGGACTGGGGAATCGAGATTGCGGCACGATCGACGAAGAAGGCACTCTCGTCGGCCTTCCGATCGGCTTCCTTTTCTGAAATTTGCATTGCTTGGATTAGGGTGGAAAGCGGCGGTCGCCTCTTCCTTCGATCTGTTCTTTTCCTAGGTTTGGCTTCGTCGACTCCGTTTAGTTGAGGCAAGGTTGTCCCATGGGATCAGTGACTTCTTTAACAGCAATATTTGCCTGAGAGCTCAATTTGGTCATCGTGAAGGTTGTTGATACTGTAATCAGACAAATATCCTATTCTGTATTCTTGGATGCATATGCTTCAATCTGCGTTTTCTGATTTTTCAGGTTCTTGGAGTGTAGGGATTCACTTGTTGTTGATCTTCCTATGGCGCCTGCCCTATTTGTCATCGTTGCATTTCCATGTACAATTGGAGCCATAGCGCTTGCTGTGCTTAACATATACAAGCACCTCTTGAATTATACAGAGCCTATTTACCAACGGTACATAGTGCGCATCATCTTCATGGTGCCGGTATGTTGTTTGATAAATTGTCCCCTTTCACACTCACACTCTGCTGTATTGTATCTTTCACGAATGTTACCACATAGCACACAGATCTGCAACCATTGTCAACAATTGTGAaatatgttggttcttatttATTTATGTGCTATTCATCTATTCATTCTAAAAATCGACAGGATGAGGCCTAAGCCAATCATCTCAGAATGTTAATTTAAATGGTATTAGTTAATATTATATTGATTCCCCTTTCTAATGTTTTCAATTTAGAATCATTGATCTCCTACCTTTCTACTTTCCTATAGAGAAGGAAGTTGCTATTATTCATGTTCTTGTTTGTCTTTTTGAACCATGAATTTGATTGTCACAATGGCTGTATGTATAAGCCTGGTATAGAAAGGCATATCAATATATGATTGTACCTTCTTCTTTGGAAAGAACCCATTGCGGAGTTCATGTTAGAGTGGTAGCTTGGTAGGGCATAACTAGAATTGAAGCTGGCGATGATAGTAATATTTATCCCTTTCAATTTTATTGATTTAGAAAGCTTTTTGTGGCTATATGGGGATATGCAGAACTTCATTGCATGACGTACGTAAACATTGTTGTTCAGTGGTTTGTTGCAAACAGTTGGAATAAGTTTTCATATTATCATTTGTATTATGGAAAAGAATGCCAGCTTCTATGGATGACAAGCTTATATACACATGCATGTGAATCTATGTCCCATTAAGTCACTTTGCCATGATTTAGATTATTCTTAGTAAAGATAATGGAACATATCGTTGGATGATAGGTTTGGGGATCACAATCCAATTTAGATCCTACTTGGGATTTGTATCTTGAGGTGAATTTGGGTTCTAGGATTTTAGTTCATGATCCAATTTTGGCAATCACagatttacaaaagataaaaTAAGAGAACATATGTTGAAGGTGGGTAGCATAGATTTAAGAAAATGCTACTTTACATAATTACTGGTATATATTTGCAAATGGAGTTTAATGGAGCAACTAGATCTATGTAGTTGACTGCAAATAATTAGCACTAATATGTCTTGATATGTTCATCTATTTAAATGCACACACATCTTGTATTTGCCAAACCTCTACTAGAGACTTCTTTAATTGTAAGTTACATGAAGTTGTCTTCCAGAGGTCATTCCAATAGAAGAATATCATACCATGACTGCATGAATATGACGAGATGTAAAGTTCATATACATGTGATACTGTAAAACAACCTAGAGAACAATTAAAATATGGACCTTGACATCATATATATTCCATGTGAACACGGGAAAAGTGAATTTATCCTTTTTTTACTAATAAAAAGTTAGCATAAAAATATTTTCCATTAtgatttattttcaaaaactctAGGTTTATGAGGTCcatgtaaaaaaattataataggaaaattaaagataacatattatttttataaaaacagTAATACGGTCCATAAAGAGTTgcaatttattaatattaaaattaaaagatgttATGTTCTCCAATTAGATTCAATCCACCAGACTAATCCaataattttgaataagtttCAATCTAGTTTGGATGTCAATTCAGTTTGTTTGAATGGACAACCCTACCGTTAATCTTTAATCAGTTCACCTATAATAAGTTTGTTTGTTTGGTTCGATacaagtttgtatttttatgCATTGGTGCAATGACAGTTAAGGAATGTGGAATATTTGGAGAAGAGAAAAACAATTTTGTTCACAGAGTGCAATTATGAAGAATCACAAAATGAGAAATCTAGAGATCCCATGAGCACATAAAATGAGACATGAGTTTTTATATGGTAGTTCAAAACTGGAAGAGATCAGATCTTGGTCAGGCTTAATGTAGAATTTGGTTCCAAAAGCTTTTTAATCTAATTAGTATAGAAAATGATTGAACCACCAATGGTTATAAGGAATCTAGATAATAAGT contains:
- the LOC121995896 gene encoding 40S ribosomal protein S30 — translated: MGKVHGSLARAGKVRGQTPKVAKQDKKKKPRGRAHKRMQYNRRFVTAVVGFGKKRGPNSSEK